Proteins encoded by one window of Gigantopelta aegis isolate Gae_Host unplaced genomic scaffold, Gae_host_genome ctg2572_pilon_pilon, whole genome shotgun sequence:
- the LOC121391503 gene encoding LOW QUALITY PROTEIN: chromodomain-helicase-DNA-binding protein 1-like (The sequence of the model RefSeq protein was modified relative to this genomic sequence to represent the inferred CDS: inserted 2 bases in 2 codons; deleted 2 bases in 2 codons) has protein sequence MKWDWGKTLQFPADFHLLLTGTPIQNNLNELYSLLSLFAPKTFPIXKIEKFVDHFSSIQDDDHNISMMHTILEPFLLRRTKSEVILDLPSKSEIIIYTGLSTIQRQLYKAILTKDLCNCIGEAGNKTRLLNILSQLRKCINHPYLFLGVEPEPFVLGEHLVEASGKLFIIDQIVAIYKTKVHIYKGSHRVLIFSQMTRMLDIIQDYLEYRGYSYERLDGSVRGEERFLAIKNFTDDNTFIFLLSTRAGGQGLNLVGADTVLFVDSDFNPQNDLQAAARAHRIGQTKPVKVIRLVTRDTAEEIILRRAEAKLVLTQTVIEGGQFSHGIVDIIADSTPQLSDILKFGLDKILESNERNKKLLEENEKKKHEEKERKRLEWWQKNNYSTFNVQLDSDSEESSDDEERGLDIQYLVGDVTQPQCTGTKDAIIVHCVDDSGRWGRGGLFSAISSRSLEPESHYRKASKMKDLSLGDAHVISVDDRMSRDEGRDLLALIIAQSRDDSGRLTGIKLSALSTGLMRVSRLARQRDASVHLPRIGHATPNFNWYGTERLIRKHXASRGVPTYMYPW, from the exons ATGAAATGGGACTGGGGGAAGACCCTGCAG TTTCCAGCTGATTTTCACCTCCTGCTAACTGGTACCCCTATACAAAATAACCTTAATGAG CTTTACTCTCTTCTCTCATTGTTTGCtcctaaaacatttccta gcAAAATTGAGAAATTTGTAGACCATTTCTCATCCATACAAG ATGATGATCATAATATCTCAATGATGCATACAATCTTGGAACCA TTTCTCTTACGAAGAACAAAGTCTGAG GTAATTCTTGATCTTCCCTCAAAGagtgaaattattatatatactggaTTATCCACAATACAGAGACAACTTTATAAAGCTATTTTAACTAAAGATCTTTGTAA CTGCATTGGTGAAGCCGGTAACAAGACACGTCTTTTGAACATTCTCTCTCAGTTACgtaaatgtattaatcatccTTACCTGTT tttaGGGGTGGAGCCTGAACCTTTTGTCCTTGGAGAACATCTTGTTGAAGCTAGtg GGAAATTATTCATCATCGACCAAATTGTTGCAATTTATAAAACCAAAGTACATATTTATAAGGG TAGTCATAGAGTTCTTATCTTCTCACAAATGACAAGAATG TTAGATATCATACAAGATTACTTGGAATATAGAG GGTACTCCTATGAAAGATTAGATGGTTCTGTTAGAGGTGAAGAAAGATTTCTAGCTATTAAAAACTTCACTGATGATAACACATTCATTTTTCTATTAAGTACTAGAGCAG GTGGGCAAGGCCTCAATTTAGTAGGGGCTGACACTGTCTTATTTGTTGATTCTGATTTTAACCCTCAAAATGATTTGCAAGCAGCTGCAAGAGCACATCGAATTGGACAGACAAA ACCAGTTAAGGTGATTCGTCTTGTCACTCGTGACACAGCTGAGGAAATTATTCTTCGTCGAGCTGAAGCAAAACTTGTATTAACTCAAACAGTCATCGAAGGAGGGCAATTCTCTCATGGGATAGTAGATATAATTGCTGACAGTACCCCTCAATTATCAGACATTTTGAAATTTGGTCTTGATAAGATCTTGGAATCTAACGAAAG aaacaaaaaattgcTTGAggaaaacgagaaaaaaaaacatgaagagaaagaaaggaagcGACTTGAATGGTGGCAAAAAAATAACTACTCAACATTCAATGTTCAACTAGACAGTGACTCAGAGGAGTCCAGTGATGATGAAGAAAGAGGACTTGATATACAGTATCTTGTAGGAGATGTTACACAACCTCAATGTACAGGAACTAAAGATGCCATTATTGTCCACTGTGTTG ATGATTCTGGAAGATGGGGGCGTGGTGGTCTATTTTCTGCTATATCTTCTCGTTCATTAGAACCTGAAAGTCATTATAGAAAGGCCAGCAAAATGAAGG ATTTATCACTAGGTGATGCACATGTGATATCTGTGGATGATCGTATGAGTCGTGACGAAGGGAGGGACTTG ttGGCGTTGATAATAGCTCAGTCTCGTGATGATAGTGGGCGTTTAACTGGTATCAAGTTATCAGCTTTGAGTACTGGATTAATGAGAGTGAGTCGCTTAGCTCGACAAAGAGATG CATCAGTCCATCTGCCAAGAATTGGACATGCCACGCCCAACTTTAATTGGTATGGGACAGAGCGACTTATAAGAAAGC TGGCTAGCAGAGGTGTTCCCACTTACATGTATCCATGGTAa
- the LOC121391504 gene encoding LOW QUALITY PROTEIN: eukaryotic translation initiation factor 4H-like (The sequence of the model RefSeq protein was modified relative to this genomic sequence to represent the inferred CDS: deleted 2 bases in 1 codon) translates to MADEVFDSSPSEGPPRSSYGYHDRGPPQGHRYGDYQNYGPSHFDLPQETPFTAFVGNLPPNTVQGDLDAIFQALKVKAVRLVRDKDNDKFKGFCYVEFEDLESLKEALEFDGAEYDNRQLKVNVASRGGRRGRGGGGRGGRGGRGGSSPFFSSFFILLPMLGDYGQPPGPGGPPPGYYPPGGPPSYRGGYSDQGADLEARPKLKLKPRTIDKEVNDLADSTSRLSILERGDKR, encoded by the exons ATGGCTGACGAAGTATTCGATAGTAGTCCCTCTGAAGGGCCTCCTCGTTCATCTTATGGCTACCACGACAGAGG ACCTCCACAAGGTCACCGATATGGTGACTATCAAAATTATGGTCCGTCCCACTTTGATCTTCCTCAGGAAACTCCCTTTACTGCATTCGTAGGTAATTTACCACCTAACACTGTTCAGGGCGATTTAGATGCCATCTTCCAGGCACTCAAA GTCAAGGCAGTTCGTTTAGTTCGTGACAAAGATAATGACAAATTTAAAG GATTCTGTTATGTTGAGTTTGAAGATTTAGAGTCTTTGAAAGAAGCTTTGGAATTTGATGGAGCT GAATATGATAACAGACAGTTAAAAGTTAATGTTGCG AGTAGAGGAGGAAGACGGGGGAGAGGTGGTGGAGGAAGAGGTGGTAGAGGAGGACGAGGTGGAAGTAGCCCTTTTTTTTCAAGTTTCTTTATTCTTTTACCCATGTTAGGAGATTATGGTCAACCTCCTGGACCTGGTGGCCCTCCTCCAGGATACTATCCTCCTGGAGGTCCTCCTTCTTACAGAGGAGGTTATTCTGATCAGGGAG CTGACTTGGAGGCGCGGCCAAAGTTAAAACTAAAACCAAGAACTATTGATAAAGAAGTTAACGACTTAGCGGACAGTACTTCTCGTTTATCCATATTGGAGAGGGGCGACAAGAGATGA